CGAAGCCCTGCTGGCCCAGGTTCCAGGCAGCGACACCTGGCGCCAGTGGTGGCTCACGTGGGAAGCCACGGCGGGGCCACATCGACTCGAGGTGCGCGCCACCGACGCCACGGGCGAGGTTCAGACCGCGGAGCGGCGCAGACCCGCTGAT
The Pseudomonadota bacterium DNA segment above includes these coding regions:
- a CDS encoding oxidoreductase — encoded protein: EALLAQVPGSDTWRQWWLTWEATAGPHRLEVRATDATGEVQTAERRRPADGGATGWHAIDVEVG